The following are from one region of the Mycolicibacterium diernhoferi genome:
- a CDS encoding alpha/beta hydrolase, translating into MRKKLLATATLGGLALGGWSALRHYRSLRPDLSRVAPELRNPLLPLLTTSHGPRSLRLARWFNNIESQPGDGVEAVERRIGTPELDVLITRPADSADAGACPGVLYIHGGGFIFGSPKNEAAGCGTLTRELGAVVVSPDYRLAPEHPFPAALDDCMATLHWMREHAGEIGIDPDRIAVTGSSAGGGLAAAVAQRAHDEGIALRAQALCYPAVDDRTALRDQPGRGRFLWPPKSNVFAWTSYLGRVPRSSDAPRYAAPARRDDLSGLAPAWVGVGELDLLFDETIDYARRLQACGVPCEVVTVPGMYHGADGLMTKAPTMVEFRRSVADFLGRYL; encoded by the coding sequence GTGCGGAAGAAACTGCTCGCGACGGCGACGCTCGGCGGGCTCGCACTCGGCGGCTGGTCGGCCCTGCGGCACTACCGGTCCCTGCGCCCCGACCTGTCCCGTGTTGCCCCCGAACTGCGTAACCCGCTGTTGCCGCTGCTCACCACGAGCCATGGCCCGCGCTCGCTGCGGCTGGCCCGGTGGTTCAACAACATCGAATCCCAGCCCGGCGACGGCGTCGAGGCCGTCGAGCGCCGGATCGGGACCCCCGAACTCGACGTGCTCATCACCCGGCCGGCGGACTCCGCCGATGCCGGAGCGTGTCCGGGGGTGCTCTACATCCACGGCGGCGGATTCATCTTCGGATCTCCCAAGAACGAGGCCGCCGGGTGCGGGACGCTGACCCGCGAACTCGGGGCCGTCGTGGTGTCACCCGACTACCGGCTGGCGCCCGAACACCCGTTCCCGGCGGCGCTCGACGATTGCATGGCCACGCTGCACTGGATGCGCGAGCACGCCGGCGAGATCGGCATCGACCCCGACCGCATCGCGGTGACCGGATCCAGTGCGGGTGGGGGATTGGCCGCGGCCGTCGCCCAGCGGGCCCACGACGAGGGCATCGCACTGCGCGCCCAGGCGCTATGTTACCCGGCCGTCGATGACCGCACCGCGCTGCGCGACCAACCGGGCCGGGGCAGGTTCCTGTGGCCTCCGAAGTCGAACGTCTTCGCCTGGACCTCGTATCTCGGCCGGGTTCCCCGGTCATCGGATGCGCCCCGCTACGCCGCACCCGCGCGCCGCGACGACCTGTCCGGGCTGGCGCCGGCGTGGGTCGGCGTGGGGGAACTGGACCTGCTCTTCGACGAGACGATCGACTACGCCCGGCGGCTGCAGGCCTGCGGTGTGCCGTGCGAGGTGGTCACCGTCCCGGGCATGTACCACGGCGCCGACGGGCTGATGACGAAGGCGCCCACCATGGTGGAATTCCGGCGCAGCGTGGCCGATTTCCTGGGTCGGTACCTGTAG
- a CDS encoding cellulase family glycosylhydrolase, which translates to MVATTGGHFSVPDVKRVASYDVMHVAAVDDSSTAVGISDSNIYFTDDLDEVMARLALTASLGVKNVRLLVPWWQIQTQDPLGQPVDWESDLNWAKLDTIVNEADRLGLGILGVLQWTPAWATDGPPGSGHPSDPQYLADFAGAVATRYLNKITAYEVWNEPNFVLFWNPVDPVEYTEMLKATYTALKAVSPDITVVGAVVGPGITIGEWTKSPVEFVAAMYAAGAHGYFDAISFHPYDFVTKFSEQEANMLSPLLQIQQIRALMDAHLQPGEEQLKIWITEYGLPTSQVSAAVQLEFMRDILTAWQSIAGAGPVFLYSIKDDPDALGDERFFGIFDQFGNPKDAEALAQLKKLILCLQDGCAPSNPSNPVSALLQAIQQVVTQILSFVPNLVAGVVQAVTNLIGSLLGGLSGALTGTQPASAGAVGASLRMAAATSDLDADAATGDTTATDAVTDESGAAPAPEAVAEDVSVGAEVVAAEGPGTEYVVADEAVVQDTVTEDAVTEDAVTEEVVTEDVVTEVPVTEDVVIEDVVTEVPVTEDEVADEIAPDEIVVDAPAPGDLTIPEPVAAEDTTTEDSTVTDATTDVAPSDPPADISGAFEGSAPKLSQDSPSKSTRSVQKPGLRVRTVTAPNPGAKAGEPRGLQARDERGPGPDHRAGRPAETSSERRESAPRRASAE; encoded by the coding sequence GTGGTCGCAACCACCGGTGGCCATTTCTCGGTGCCCGACGTGAAACGCGTCGCGAGCTACGACGTGATGCATGTTGCGGCGGTCGACGACTCCTCGACGGCGGTCGGGATCTCGGATTCGAACATTTATTTCACCGACGACCTCGACGAGGTGATGGCTCGCCTCGCCCTGACCGCATCGCTCGGGGTGAAGAACGTCCGCCTACTGGTGCCGTGGTGGCAGATCCAGACGCAGGACCCGCTCGGCCAGCCCGTGGACTGGGAGAGCGACCTGAACTGGGCGAAGCTGGACACGATCGTCAACGAGGCGGACCGTCTGGGGTTGGGCATTCTCGGCGTGCTGCAGTGGACGCCGGCCTGGGCGACCGACGGGCCTCCGGGTAGCGGCCATCCCTCTGATCCGCAGTATCTCGCCGATTTCGCCGGGGCGGTCGCCACCCGGTACCTCAACAAGATCACCGCGTATGAGGTGTGGAACGAGCCGAACTTCGTGTTGTTCTGGAACCCGGTGGACCCGGTGGAGTACACCGAGATGCTGAAGGCGACCTACACCGCACTGAAAGCGGTCAGCCCCGACATCACGGTGGTCGGCGCGGTCGTCGGCCCCGGTATCACCATCGGTGAGTGGACCAAGAGCCCCGTCGAGTTCGTCGCGGCGATGTACGCCGCCGGTGCGCACGGGTATTTCGACGCGATCTCCTTCCATCCGTACGACTTCGTCACGAAGTTCTCCGAGCAGGAGGCGAACATGCTGTCGCCGCTGCTCCAGATTCAGCAGATCCGGGCATTGATGGACGCTCACCTCCAGCCGGGTGAGGAGCAACTGAAGATCTGGATCACCGAATACGGGCTGCCCACCAGTCAGGTGTCGGCCGCGGTCCAGTTGGAATTCATGCGCGACATTCTCACCGCGTGGCAATCGATTGCCGGGGCCGGCCCGGTGTTCCTGTACTCGATTAAAGACGACCCGGATGCGCTGGGTGATGAGCGTTTCTTCGGGATCTTCGATCAATTCGGCAATCCCAAGGACGCCGAAGCGCTGGCACAGCTCAAGAAATTGATCCTCTGTTTGCAGGATGGGTGTGCGCCGAGCAACCCGAGCAACCCGGTTTCGGCGCTGCTGCAGGCGATCCAGCAGGTGGTCACGCAGATCCTCAGCTTCGTTCCGAACCTGGTGGCCGGTGTCGTCCAGGCCGTGACGAATCTGATCGGGTCGCTCCTGGGTGGGCTCTCCGGCGCGTTGACCGGGACGCAGCCGGCCTCGGCCGGTGCGGTCGGGGCGTCGCTCCGGATGGCTGCGGCGACGTCAGATCTGGATGCGGACGCAGCGACTGGCGACACAACGGCCACCGACGCGGTCACCGACGAGTCCGGTGCTGCGCCTGCCCCCGAGGCGGTGGCCGAGGACGTGAGCGTGGGCGCGGAGGTTGTGGCGGCCGAGGGGCCCGGCACCGAATACGTCGTCGCCGATGAGGCGGTGGTCCAAGACACCGTCACCGAAGACGCCGTGACCGAAGACGCCGTGACCGAAGAGGTCGTCACCGAGGACGTGGTGACCGAGGTGCCGGTGACTGAGGACGTCGTGATCGAGGACGTGGTGACCGAGGTGCCGGTGACCGAGGATGAGGTGGCCGACGAGATCGCGCCCGACGAGATCGTGGTGGATGCCCCCGCCCCCGGCGACCTGACCATCCCCGAGCCGGTGGCCGCCGAGGACACCACCACGGAGGACAGCACCGTCACCGACGCCACGACCGATGTTGCGCCGTCGGATCCGCCGGCTGACATATCCGGGGCCTTCGAGGGGTCGGCGCCGAAGCTCAGCCAGGATTCGCCGTCGAAGTCGACGCGTTCGGTCCAGAAGCCCGGACTGCGGGTGCGGACGGTGACCGCCCCGAATCCCGGTGCGAAAGCAGGCGAGCCCCGGGGACTCCAGGCGCGTGATGAGCGAGGACCCGGTCCCGACCATCGCGCAGGACGCCCGGCTGAAACGTCCTCCGAACGGCGGGAGTCCGCGCCACGCCGGGCATCCGCGGAATAG
- a CDS encoding DUF899 domain-containing protein yields MTQRSAHPDVVSREQWLQARLRLLAAERAATHLRDAVNAERRRLPMVKVDKDYLFEGPSGLVRLVDLFEGRTQLYIHHFMWLDEIDQGCPSCTAAADLTFTESDRLLLNAKDLTLVCVSRAPFASIERYRAAHGWTFPWYSTRDGDFSYDYHVTLDPDRAALQYNYKSYAELRRDGWSDADLRGDWPGASVFLRRGAEVFHTYSTYARGLDHTAVGYPFLDLTPYGRQEPWEDSPPGWPQSGVAAGMPHQ; encoded by the coding sequence ATGACGCAGCGCAGCGCCCATCCCGACGTGGTGTCCCGTGAGCAGTGGCTGCAGGCACGGCTGCGGCTGCTGGCCGCCGAACGCGCGGCCACCCATCTGCGTGACGCCGTCAACGCCGAACGGCGGCGGCTGCCGATGGTGAAGGTGGACAAGGACTACCTCTTCGAAGGCCCGAGCGGGCTGGTCCGGCTGGTCGATCTGTTCGAGGGCCGCACCCAGCTCTACATCCATCACTTCATGTGGCTGGACGAGATCGACCAGGGATGCCCCAGCTGCACCGCTGCCGCGGATCTGACCTTCACCGAATCCGACCGACTTCTGCTGAACGCCAAGGACCTGACGTTGGTGTGCGTGTCGCGGGCGCCCTTCGCCAGCATCGAGCGGTACCGGGCGGCGCACGGCTGGACCTTTCCCTGGTACTCCACCCGCGATGGCGACTTCAGCTACGACTACCACGTCACGCTGGACCCGGATCGCGCTGCGCTGCAGTACAACTACAAGTCCTATGCCGAGTTGCGCAGGGACGGCTGGAGTGATGCCGATCTGCGCGGGGATTGGCCCGGCGCGAGTGTGTTCCTGCGCCGCGGGGCCGAGGTCTTCCATACCTACTCCACCTATGCGCGCGGGCTCGATCACACCGCGGTCGGATACCCGTTCCTGGATCTGACCCCCTACGGCCGCCAGGAGCCGTGGGAGGATTCGCCACCCGGCTGGCCGCAGAGCGGGGTGGCGGCCGGCATGCCCCATCAATAG
- the uvrB gene encoding excinuclease ABC subunit UvrB, with protein MAFATEHPVLAQSEYRPAADAVDGIVRSGGRFEVVSEYEPAGDQPAAIAELERRVRAGERDIVLLGATGTGKSATTAWLIEKLQRPTLVMAPNKTLAAQLANELREMLPHNAVEYFVSYYDYYQPEAYIAQTDTYIEKDSSINDDVERLRHSATSSLLSRRDVVVVASVSCIYGLGTPQSYLDRSVELKVGDEVPRDGLLRLLVDVQYDRNDISFTRGSFRVRGDTVEIIPAYEELAVRIEFFGDEVEALYYLHPLTGDVVRQVDSVRIFPATHYVAGPDRMAVAISSIEAELETRLAELEGQGKLLEAQRLRMRTNYDLEMMKQVGFCSGIENYSRHIDGRGPGTAPATLIDYFPEDFLLVIDESHVTVPQIGGMYEGDMSRKRNLVDFGFRLPSAVDNRPLTWEEFAARIGQTVYLSATPGNYEMAQAGGEFVEQVIRPTGLVDPQVLVKPTKGQIDDLIGEIRLRTERDERVLVTTLTKKMAEDLTDYLLEMGIRVRYLHSEVDTLRRVELLRQLRLGEYDVLVGINLLREGLDLPEVSLVAILDADKEGFLRSPRSLIQTIGRAARNVSGEVHMYADKITDSMREAIDETDRRRAKQVAYNKEHGIDPQPLRKKIADILDQVYREADDTENVEVGGSGRNASRGRRAQGEPGRAVSAGIVEGRDTANMPRAELADLIKDLTEQMMTAARDLQFELAARIRDEIQDLKKELRGMDAAGLK; from the coding sequence ATGGCTTTCGCTACCGAACATCCTGTGTTGGCGCAGTCGGAGTACCGACCTGCCGCCGACGCCGTTGACGGCATCGTCCGTTCCGGCGGCCGGTTCGAGGTGGTCAGCGAGTACGAACCCGCCGGTGATCAGCCGGCGGCCATCGCCGAGTTGGAGCGCCGGGTCCGGGCCGGTGAGCGTGACATCGTGCTGCTGGGCGCCACCGGAACCGGTAAATCGGCCACCACCGCGTGGCTGATCGAGAAGTTGCAGCGGCCCACCCTGGTGATGGCCCCCAACAAGACACTGGCCGCGCAGCTCGCCAACGAACTGCGGGAGATGTTGCCGCACAACGCCGTCGAGTATTTCGTGTCGTACTACGACTACTACCAGCCGGAAGCGTACATCGCGCAGACCGACACCTACATCGAGAAGGACAGCTCGATCAACGACGACGTCGAGCGGCTGCGGCACTCGGCCACGTCGAGCCTGCTGTCCCGGCGCGATGTCGTGGTGGTGGCCTCGGTGTCCTGCATCTACGGCCTGGGAACCCCGCAGTCCTACCTGGACCGGTCGGTGGAGCTCAAGGTCGGCGACGAGGTGCCCCGGGACGGGCTGCTGCGGCTACTGGTCGACGTCCAGTACGACCGCAACGACATCTCCTTCACCCGGGGATCCTTCCGGGTGCGCGGGGACACCGTGGAGATCATCCCGGCCTACGAGGAACTGGCGGTGCGCATCGAGTTCTTCGGTGACGAGGTGGAGGCGCTGTACTACCTGCACCCGTTGACCGGCGATGTGGTGCGGCAGGTGGACTCGGTGCGCATCTTCCCGGCCACCCACTACGTGGCGGGCCCGGACCGGATGGCGGTCGCGATCTCCAGCATCGAGGCCGAACTGGAGACCCGGTTGGCCGAACTGGAGGGCCAGGGCAAGCTGCTGGAGGCGCAGCGGCTGCGGATGCGGACCAATTACGACCTGGAGATGATGAAGCAGGTCGGCTTCTGCTCCGGCATCGAGAACTACTCGCGCCACATCGATGGACGCGGCCCGGGAACCGCGCCGGCCACGCTGATCGACTACTTCCCCGAGGACTTCCTGCTCGTCATCGACGAGTCGCACGTCACCGTGCCGCAGATCGGCGGCATGTACGAAGGCGATATGTCGCGCAAGCGCAACCTGGTCGACTTCGGCTTCCGGTTGCCGTCGGCGGTCGACAACCGGCCGCTGACCTGGGAGGAGTTCGCCGCCCGGATCGGCCAGACGGTGTATCTGTCGGCGACGCCGGGCAACTACGAGATGGCGCAGGCCGGCGGCGAGTTCGTCGAACAGGTGATCCGCCCGACCGGGCTGGTCGACCCGCAGGTGCTCGTCAAACCCACCAAGGGCCAGATCGACGATCTGATCGGCGAGATCCGGCTGCGTACCGAACGCGATGAGCGGGTGCTGGTGACCACCTTGACCAAGAAGATGGCCGAGGACCTCACCGACTACCTGCTCGAGATGGGTATCCGGGTGCGCTACCTGCATTCCGAGGTGGACACCCTGCGCCGGGTCGAACTGCTCCGGCAGTTGCGCCTCGGTGAGTACGACGTGCTGGTCGGCATCAACCTGCTGCGGGAGGGCCTGGACCTGCCCGAGGTGTCGCTGGTGGCGATCCTCGACGCCGACAAGGAGGGCTTCCTGCGGTCCCCGCGCAGCCTCATCCAGACCATCGGCCGCGCCGCCCGCAACGTGTCCGGCGAGGTGCACATGTACGCCGACAAGATCACCGACTCCATGAGGGAGGCGATCGACGAGACGGATCGCCGCCGCGCCAAGCAGGTCGCCTACAACAAAGAGCACGGGATCGATCCGCAGCCGCTGCGCAAGAAGATCGCCGACATCCTCGATCAGGTGTACCGCGAGGCCGACGACACCGAGAACGTCGAGGTCGGCGGGTCCGGACGCAATGCCTCGCGCGGCCGCCGCGCCCAGGGGGAACCGGGCCGCGCGGTCAGCGCCGGCATCGTCGAGGGGCGCGACACCGCCAACATGCCGCGTGCCGAGCTGGCGGACCTGATCAAGGACCTGACCGAACAGATGATGACGGCCGCCCGCGATCTGCAGTTCGAACTCGCCGCGCGCATCCGCGACGAGATCCAGGACCTCAAGAAGGAACTGCGCGGAATGGATGCCGCGGGTCTGAAGTAG
- a CDS encoding MFS transporter: MTETHELTGGSWRELLGPKNIGASTVLAGGVALYATNEFLTISLLPSAVAEIGGHRYYAWVVTVYLVASVAGATLVSSLLARFGPRPAYLGALAVFGVGSAICALAPGMEVLLVGRVVQGGAGGLLAGLGYAVINTALPQSLWTRASALVSAMWGVGIFVGPAVGGLFAQFGSWRWAFAALVVLTVVIAALVPIALPARSGAREVVAIRVPVRSLLLLGAAALVVSVAGIAQHAVLTAILLAAAAGLVAVFLAVERRTAAATGTPVLPPTVFRPGPLKWIYLTLGALMAATMVVMYVPLFGQNLAGLAPAAAGILGVALAIGWTVSEIVSASVDRRTVVTRIVCVAPIVIAVGLGACALLVRDAMPVWLTVVWGLAMVAAGLGVGMAWPHLSAWAMTRVQDPAEGPVAAAAINTVQLICGAFGAGVAGVVVNTVTTGDADAARWLFGGFSVLIGLGAIASFRAGRR, encoded by the coding sequence GTGACCGAGACGCACGAGTTGACCGGCGGAAGCTGGCGCGAACTGCTGGGGCCGAAGAACATCGGCGCCTCGACCGTCCTGGCCGGCGGCGTGGCGCTGTACGCCACCAACGAGTTCCTCACCATCAGCCTGCTGCCCAGCGCGGTCGCCGAGATCGGCGGCCACCGGTACTACGCCTGGGTGGTGACGGTCTATCTGGTCGCCTCGGTGGCCGGTGCCACGCTGGTCAGTTCCCTGCTGGCCCGGTTCGGGCCCCGGCCGGCCTACCTCGGCGCGCTCGCGGTGTTCGGGGTGGGCAGCGCGATCTGTGCGCTCGCCCCCGGCATGGAGGTGCTGCTCGTCGGCCGGGTGGTGCAGGGCGGCGCGGGGGGACTGCTGGCCGGCCTGGGCTATGCGGTGATCAATACCGCCCTGCCACAGTCGTTGTGGACCCGAGCGTCGGCGCTCGTCTCCGCCATGTGGGGAGTCGGCATCTTCGTGGGGCCGGCCGTCGGTGGTCTGTTCGCCCAGTTCGGTTCGTGGCGTTGGGCTTTCGCCGCACTGGTGGTGCTGACCGTCGTCATCGCGGCGCTGGTGCCGATCGCGTTGCCGGCACGATCGGGCGCCCGCGAGGTGGTTGCGATCCGGGTTCCGGTGCGGTCGCTGCTGCTGCTCGGTGCGGCGGCGCTGGTGGTCAGCGTGGCCGGCATTGCGCAGCACGCCGTACTGACCGCGATACTCCTGGCGGCCGCCGCCGGGCTGGTGGCGGTGTTCCTGGCCGTGGAGCGCCGCACGGCCGCAGCGACCGGGACGCCGGTGCTGCCACCTACGGTGTTCCGGCCGGGTCCGCTGAAGTGGATCTACCTGACGCTGGGTGCGCTGATGGCCGCAACCATGGTGGTCATGTACGTGCCGCTGTTCGGTCAGAACCTGGCCGGCCTGGCGCCCGCGGCGGCCGGCATCCTGGGGGTGGCCCTGGCGATCGGCTGGACGGTGAGCGAGATCGTCAGCGCCTCGGTGGATCGACGTACGGTGGTGACCCGCATCGTCTGCGTCGCGCCGATCGTGATCGCCGTCGGACTGGGCGCGTGCGCGCTGTTGGTGCGCGATGCGATGCCGGTCTGGCTCACGGTGGTGTGGGGACTGGCCATGGTGGCGGCCGGTCTCGGGGTCGGGATGGCCTGGCCGCATCTGTCCGCGTGGGCGATGACCCGAGTGCAGGATCCGGCCGAGGGGCCTGTTGCGGCGGCGGCCATCAACACGGTGCAGCTGATCTGCGGCGCCTTCGGAGCCGGGGTGGCCGGCGTGGTGGTCAACACGGTCACCACCGGTGATGCGGATGCGGCCCGGTGGCTGTTCGGTGGCTTCTCGGTGTTGATCGGGCTCGGTGCCATCGCCTCGTTCCGGGCCGGACGGCGCTGA
- a CDS encoding universal stress protein → MSAYRTVVVGTDGSDSSLRAVDRAGEIAAGSGAKVVVATAYFPQSEDHHAADVLKDEGYKATGNAPIYAILREATERAKAAGATDVVEKAVVGAPVDALVDLAESEKADLLVVGNVGLSTIAGRLLGSVPANVARRSKVDVLIVHTS, encoded by the coding sequence ATGAGCGCCTATCGGACCGTGGTGGTCGGCACGGACGGATCGGATTCGTCGCTGCGGGCAGTGGACCGCGCCGGGGAGATCGCCGCGGGATCGGGCGCGAAGGTCGTCGTCGCGACCGCGTACTTCCCGCAGAGCGAGGACCACCACGCCGCCGACGTACTCAAGGACGAGGGCTACAAGGCCACCGGTAACGCCCCGATCTACGCGATCCTGCGCGAGGCGACCGAGCGGGCCAAGGCCGCCGGAGCCACCGATGTGGTGGAGAAGGCTGTGGTCGGTGCCCCCGTGGACGCCCTCGTCGATCTCGCCGAATCGGAGAAGGCCGACCTGCTGGTCGTCGGTAACGTCGGCCTGAGCACCATCGCGGGCCGACTGCTCGGTTCGGTGCCGGCCAATGTGGCCCGCCGATCGAAGGTCGACGTGCTCATCGTGCACACGTCCTGA
- a CDS encoding SDR family oxidoreductase: MADARGTYAITGSASGMGWNAARKLREQGHRVIGVDLKDADVIADLSTPEGRRAAAEEVLAAADGVLDGAVLAAGLGPGSGKGRNELIAQVNFLGVVEPLTAWRPALAEADRAKVVVIASNSTTTVPAVPRRTINALLAHDPDKAVRSIRLLGQQGSAIMYAASKIALSRWVRTQAVSADWAGAGIRLNALAPGAILTPLLEAQLAQPMEGKAVRKFPVPIGGFGAPEQLADWMCFMLSDSADFLCGSVIFVDGGTDAFFRPGDWPRPIPLRGLPRYLWKYARGPQR; encoded by the coding sequence ATGGCTGACGCACGCGGAACATACGCGATCACCGGTTCGGCATCGGGTATGGGCTGGAATGCGGCCCGCAAGCTCCGAGAACAGGGACACCGGGTGATCGGTGTAGACCTCAAGGATGCCGACGTCATCGCCGATCTCTCGACACCGGAGGGCCGCCGGGCCGCGGCCGAGGAGGTGCTGGCCGCGGCCGACGGTGTCCTCGACGGGGCCGTGCTGGCCGCCGGTCTGGGGCCCGGATCGGGCAAGGGCCGCAATGAGCTGATCGCGCAGGTGAACTTCCTCGGTGTGGTCGAACCTCTGACGGCGTGGCGTCCGGCGCTGGCCGAGGCCGACCGCGCGAAGGTCGTGGTGATCGCCAGCAACTCGACCACCACGGTGCCGGCGGTACCCCGCCGCACGATCAACGCCCTGCTCGCGCACGACCCCGACAAGGCGGTCCGCAGCATCCGACTGCTGGGGCAACAGGGTTCGGCGATCATGTACGCGGCCTCGAAGATCGCGCTCAGCCGCTGGGTCCGTACGCAGGCGGTGTCCGCCGACTGGGCGGGTGCCGGCATCCGGCTCAACGCCCTCGCGCCCGGGGCGATCCTGACCCCGCTGTTGGAAGCTCAGCTGGCCCAGCCCATGGAGGGCAAGGCGGTTCGCAAGTTCCCGGTGCCCATCGGCGGCTTCGGCGCTCCCGAGCAGCTGGCCGACTGGATGTGCTTCATGCTGTCCGACTCCGCCGATTTCCTTTGCGGCAGCGTCATTTTCGTCGACGGCGGCACGGACGCGTTCTTCCGTCCCGGCGATTGGCCACGCCCGATCCCGCTGCGCGGACTCCCCCGCTACCTGTGGAAGTACGCGCGCGGGCCGCAACGCTGA